A region of Paenibacillus thiaminolyticus DNA encodes the following proteins:
- a CDS encoding DnaJ family domain-containing protein encodes MSILSWIAERKIEAAVEEGVFDDLQGKGKPLKLQDLSHVPEHLRAGYLLLDHAGLLPERQKLRQEIVRLEQLLSACTDAEARDGLRRRLTERQVRLAKMSEDRGWAANEAYYRYESRIRDKLSGSGTEKC; translated from the coding sequence ATGAGCATACTGAGCTGGATTGCCGAGCGCAAAATCGAAGCGGCGGTAGAAGAAGGCGTCTTTGACGACCTGCAGGGCAAGGGCAAGCCGTTGAAGCTGCAGGATCTGTCGCATGTACCGGAGCATCTGCGAGCGGGTTATTTGCTGTTGGATCATGCGGGTCTGCTGCCGGAGCGGCAAAAGCTGCGCCAGGAGATTGTCCGGCTGGAGCAGTTGCTCTCGGCCTGCACGGATGCGGAGGCCCGCGACGGCCTCCGCCGGCGTCTGACGGAGCGCCAGGTGCGGCTGGCCAAGATGTCGGAAGATCGCGGCTGGGCAGCGAATGAAGCATATTACCGGTATGAGAGCCGCATCCGGGACAAGCTGTCAGGCTCGGGCACGGAGAAGTGTTAG
- a CDS encoding nucleobase:cation symporter-2 family protein produces the protein MSMVDNKVFQKHRHPLKTFSLGLQHVLAMYAGAVIVPLIVSSQLGFTQEQTTYLVAIDLLMCGIATLLQVFTNRFFGIGLPVVLGCAFQAVMPMIAIGSQYDIPYIYGSILAMGLFVILFGGWFGKMIRFFPPVVTGSVVTIIGITLIPVAFGNLGGGQGSPDFGSPDNLMLGFGVLIFIVLLNKFSKGFMRAISVLIGLLIGTLAAALTGKVDIAPVLDASWFHAVQPFYFGMPKFNPTAILTMIIVAMVGIAESTGVFMALSKIVDRDLDSKDLARGYRAEGLAIFIGGLFNAFPYTTFSQNVGLIQMSRVKTRDVIVVAGGLLMLLGFVPKIAALTLLIPDSVLGGAMVAMFGMVISSGLRMIGSQVDLNRHENLFVIACSVGMGLGVTVAPGIFDSLPDTVRILTDNGIVAGTFTALVMNLLFNGVKPQPAEAKTQESDEETIVA, from the coding sequence ATGAGCATGGTGGACAACAAGGTGTTCCAAAAGCACCGCCACCCGCTGAAGACATTCTCGCTCGGTCTCCAGCATGTGCTGGCGATGTACGCCGGCGCGGTCATCGTGCCGCTGATCGTCAGCAGTCAGCTCGGCTTCACCCAGGAACAGACAACCTATCTCGTCGCGATCGATCTGCTCATGTGCGGCATCGCGACGCTGCTGCAAGTCTTTACGAACCGCTTCTTCGGAATCGGCCTCCCGGTCGTCCTCGGCTGCGCCTTCCAGGCAGTCATGCCGATGATCGCCATCGGTTCGCAGTACGACATACCGTATATTTACGGGTCGATATTGGCGATGGGCCTGTTCGTCATTCTGTTCGGCGGATGGTTCGGGAAGATGATTCGCTTTTTCCCGCCGGTCGTGACCGGTTCGGTCGTCACCATTATCGGCATTACGCTCATTCCGGTCGCCTTCGGCAATCTGGGCGGCGGACAGGGAAGTCCCGACTTCGGCAGCCCGGACAATCTGATGCTCGGGTTCGGCGTTCTGATTTTTATTGTGCTGCTTAATAAATTTTCGAAAGGCTTCATGCGTGCGATTTCGGTCTTGATCGGCCTGCTGATCGGAACGTTGGCCGCGGCCCTGACGGGCAAGGTCGATATTGCTCCTGTGCTGGATGCCAGCTGGTTCCATGCCGTGCAGCCATTCTATTTCGGAATGCCGAAGTTCAATCCGACAGCGATATTAACGATGATTATCGTCGCGATGGTCGGCATCGCCGAGTCGACTGGCGTATTCATGGCTTTGAGCAAGATCGTGGACCGCGATCTCGATTCGAAGGACCTGGCCCGCGGCTATCGGGCCGAAGGGCTGGCCATCTTCATCGGCGGTTTGTTCAATGCGTTCCCGTACACGACCTTCTCGCAAAATGTCGGCCTCATCCAGATGAGCCGCGTCAAGACGCGGGACGTCATCGTCGTCGCGGGCGGCCTGCTCATGCTACTCGGCTTCGTGCCGAAAATCGCCGCGCTTACGCTGCTTATTCCCGATTCGGTGCTGGGCGGAGCGATGGTCGCGATGTTCGGCATGGTCATCTCCAGCGGTCTGCGCATGATTGGTTCCCAAGTCGACCTGAACCGTCACGAGAATCTGTTCGTCATCGCGTGCTCGGTCGGGATGGGGCTTGGGGTCACGGTTGCGCCGGGCATCTTCGACAGCTTGCCTGACACGGTGCGGATTCTGACCGACAACGGGATCGTCGCAGGGACGTTCACCGCGCTCGTCATGAATCTGCTGTTCAATGGCGTGAAGCCGCAGCCGGCGGAGGCGAAGACGCAGGAGTCCGATGAGGAGACGATTGTTGCCTGA
- a CDS encoding four-helix bundle copper-binding protein, with amino-acid sequence MNTEQMMTCIRECLECMKKCNQCYDAYLQEDEVNPMTACIRLTRDCADVCVLADQFMTRNSEHMKEACVLGANICTRCAEECRNHAYEHCQACAAACGACAKKCRAMAAA; translated from the coding sequence ATGAATACCGAACAGATGATGACATGCATCCGGGAATGCCTCGAATGCATGAAGAAGTGCAACCAGTGCTATGATGCATACCTTCAGGAGGATGAGGTGAATCCGATGACCGCCTGTATCCGGCTGACGCGGGATTGCGCGGACGTGTGCGTCCTGGCGGACCAATTCATGACCCGGAACAGCGAGCATATGAAAGAGGCTTGCGTGCTGGGCGCGAACATTTGCACTCGATGCGCGGAGGAATGCCGGAACCATGCTTATGAACATTGCCAGGCATGCGCCGCAGCCTGTGGGGCTTGTGCGAAGAAATGCCGCGCGATGGCGGCCGCATAG
- a CDS encoding DUF72 domain-containing protein — MPDMTEQPVSERIQIGLAGWGDHDIYPPGTKGTEKLAEYAKRFPVVEMDSSFYAIPSPERMESWAAQTPDGFRFVVKAYQGMTGHTRGRIPYDNAQAMFQACREAVEVLHAAGKLHSVLFQYPPWFHCVRRHVDILRRTRQWMGSLPVTLEFRHQSWFTPEMRERTLAFMREEGWIHSVCDEPQAGEGSIPIVPVPTDKGQTLIRLHGRNASGWQSQGQANWRDVRYLYRYNEQELLEWKERLLAMLAETEQCCVIFNNNSGGDAAPNALQLMRLLDMIPPSIGPEWEQMSLFGDTP; from the coding sequence ATGCCGGACATGACCGAACAACCCGTATCGGAACGCATTCAGATTGGACTGGCCGGCTGGGGGGATCATGATATTTACCCGCCGGGAACGAAGGGGACGGAGAAGCTGGCGGAATACGCCAAGCGGTTCCCTGTCGTCGAGATGGACAGCTCCTTCTACGCGATCCCGTCGCCGGAGCGGATGGAGAGCTGGGCCGCCCAGACTCCGGACGGATTCCGCTTCGTCGTCAAGGCGTACCAGGGGATGACGGGCCATACGCGGGGCCGCATTCCGTATGATAATGCGCAAGCGATGTTCCAAGCCTGCCGCGAGGCGGTCGAGGTGCTGCATGCCGCCGGGAAGCTGCACTCCGTGCTGTTCCAGTACCCCCCCTGGTTCCACTGCGTGCGCAGGCATGTCGACATCCTGCGGCGCACCCGCCAATGGATGGGATCGCTGCCAGTGACACTCGAGTTCCGGCACCAGAGCTGGTTCACCCCGGAGATGCGCGAGCGGACGTTGGCGTTCATGCGCGAGGAAGGCTGGATTCACAGCGTCTGCGACGAGCCGCAAGCCGGAGAAGGCTCGATTCCTATCGTGCCGGTGCCGACTGACAAAGGGCAAACGCTGATTCGCCTGCACGGCCGGAACGCATCCGGCTGGCAATCGCAGGGACAGGCGAACTGGCGGGATGTCCGCTATTTGTACCGCTACAACGAGCAGGAGCTGCTGGAATGGAAGGAGCGGCTGTTGGCGATGCTGGCCGAGACGGAGCAGTGCTGCGTTATTTTCAATAATAATTCCGGCGGCGACGCCGCTCCGAATGCGCTTCAGCTGATGCGTCTGCTCGATATGATACCTCCGTCTATCGGACCGGAGTGGGAGCAGATGAGCTTGTTCGGGGATACGCCGTAA
- a CDS encoding GH39 family glycosyl hydrolase: MQRGYLFRYLRFHGIFDEEMMVCDEDEAGRPRFHFRFVDQLFGFADQLFDFLLSGGLKPFVELGFMPSLLAGRSGQVGVLPGKLRQSAAIDRLLVPSRGTDSGVTA, encoded by the coding sequence GTGCAGCGGGGGTACCTCTTCCGCTATTTGCGATTTCATGGCATCTTCGACGAGGAGATGATGGTCTGCGATGAGGACGAGGCTGGGCGGCCCAGGTTCCATTTCCGGTTCGTGGACCAGTTGTTCGGCTTCGCGGATCAACTGTTCGACTTCTTGCTGTCCGGCGGCCTCAAGCCCTTCGTGGAACTGGGCTTCATGCCTTCCTTGCTGGCGGGCCGATCCGGGCAAGTAGGTGTTCTACCAGGCAAGCTGCGTCAGTCCGCCGCAATCGATCGACTACTGGTGCCTTCTCGTGGGACCGATTCCGGCGTCACTGCTTGA
- a CDS encoding xanthine phosphoribosyltransferase codes for MKRLQDKVQQEGLVLSDRVLKVDSFLNHQMDPVLMKEIGEEFVKRYDGERITKVLTIESSGIAPGLMTALELNVPLIFARKQKSLTLRDDIFVEKVYSFTKQETNEVTVSKKFLSPDDRVIIIDDFLANGEAASGLARIVEQAGAAVVGFGIVIEKSFQPGRDHLLAAGYRVESLVRVASLTDGTVTFVDETQEVAAE; via the coding sequence GTGAAACGGCTTCAGGACAAAGTGCAGCAAGAGGGATTGGTGCTAAGCGACCGCGTGCTTAAGGTGGATTCCTTCTTGAACCATCAGATGGATCCGGTGCTTATGAAGGAGATTGGGGAAGAATTCGTGAAGCGCTACGACGGCGAGCGAATTACGAAGGTGCTGACGATCGAATCATCCGGCATCGCGCCCGGCTTAATGACGGCGCTGGAGCTCAATGTGCCGCTCATCTTCGCGAGAAAGCAGAAGTCGCTGACACTGCGCGACGATATATTTGTCGAGAAGGTATACTCCTTCACGAAGCAAGAGACGAATGAAGTAACCGTATCCAAAAAATTCCTCTCGCCGGATGATCGCGTCATTATCATCGATGACTTCCTCGCGAACGGCGAAGCGGCCTCCGGCCTGGCCCGCATCGTCGAACAGGCAGGGGCGGCTGTCGTCGGCTTCGGCATCGTCATTGAGAAGTCGTTCCAGCCTGGCCGCGATCATTTGCTGGCTGCCGGCTACCGCGTCGAATCGCTGGTCCGCGTCGCGTCGCTGACGGACGGAACCGTGACCTTCGTCGATGAGACGCAGGAGGTGGCCGCCGAATGA
- the glsA gene encoding glutaminase A, producing MIAAHWNELERELPQWLEESRRMAAAGKVATYIPGLAEARPDALGISLCGIRGERVKAGETEEPFTMQSVSKVFSLLLALLDSGEAGVFAKVGKEPTGDDFNSILKLELVDPGKPFNPFINAGAIAIASLIEGRTPEEKSERLLEFVRMLADDPSITWNKRIYESERETAYRNRSLAYYLKDNGILEGDVEATLDVYFRQCAIEVRTCQLARMALVLANRGCDPATGHCYIPRKYVQIATSFMTTCGMYNASGEFALEAGIPAKSGVSGGIMALIPGQLGIGVYGPALNEKGNSVAGVHMLAMLSERFEWSIF from the coding sequence ATGATAGCAGCACATTGGAACGAATTGGAGCGGGAGCTGCCGCAGTGGCTGGAGGAGAGCCGCCGGATGGCGGCAGCCGGCAAAGTGGCTACCTATATTCCGGGTCTCGCTGAGGCAAGACCGGATGCGCTTGGCATCTCGCTGTGCGGGATACGGGGAGAACGAGTGAAGGCGGGCGAGACGGAGGAGCCGTTCACGATGCAGAGCGTGTCGAAGGTGTTTTCGCTGCTGCTCGCGCTCTTGGATAGCGGCGAGGCTGGGGTCTTCGCGAAGGTGGGCAAGGAGCCGACAGGCGATGATTTCAATTCGATTTTGAAGCTGGAACTGGTCGATCCCGGGAAGCCGTTCAACCCGTTCATCAATGCGGGAGCGATCGCGATCGCCTCATTGATCGAAGGCCGGACACCGGAGGAGAAGTCGGAGCGGTTGCTGGAATTTGTCCGGATGCTCGCGGATGATCCCAGCATCACCTGGAACAAGCGAATCTACGAGAGCGAACGGGAGACCGCTTACCGGAACCGTTCGCTGGCTTATTATTTGAAGGACAACGGCATTTTGGAAGGGGACGTGGAAGCGACGCTCGACGTCTATTTCCGGCAATGCGCCATCGAGGTCCGGACATGCCAGCTGGCGCGGATGGCGCTCGTGCTGGCGAACCGGGGTTGCGATCCGGCTACGGGACATTGTTATATTCCGAGAAAATATGTTCAGATCGCGACTTCGTTCATGACGACATGCGGGATGTACAACGCGTCGGGCGAATTCGCGCTTGAAGCCGGGATTCCGGCGAAGAGCGGCGTGTCCGGGGGCATCATGGCGCTCATTCCGGGCCAGCTGGGTATCGGCGTCTATGGCCCGGCGCTCAATGAGAAGGGGAATAGCGTGGCTGGCGTACATATGCTGGCGATGCTGTCCGAACGATTTGAATGGAGTATCTTCTAG
- a CDS encoding DUF3939 domain-containing protein, translating to MMRWFKRRKPSAPRQEAVHVTLDEVKRAVLQYEQDMQEQIPRTTLLRPDQSIDLSRLKRYLGGISDQRFYMSRMTYEIFEEQDMHIPLSLDVVQAAVDDYLDHHDDLPVIPGTRNRQVHYDKLIERHYLKEKPSIPLYLTTEQFMLTHEPDWTGRLH from the coding sequence ATGATGCGGTGGTTCAAGCGACGCAAGCCTTCTGCCCCCCGGCAAGAAGCGGTTCATGTTACGTTGGACGAGGTGAAGCGGGCGGTGCTCCAGTATGAGCAGGATATGCAGGAGCAAATACCCCGGACCACGCTGCTCCGTCCCGACCAAAGCATTGATTTGTCCCGATTGAAGCGTTACCTCGGCGGAATTTCGGATCAGCGCTTTTATATGTCCCGTATGACTTATGAGATTTTTGAGGAACAAGACATGCATATTCCGCTGTCCCTTGACGTTGTACAGGCGGCAGTTGACGATTATTTGGACCATCACGATGATTTGCCGGTCATTCCGGGAACCCGGAACCGCCAAGTTCATTACGACAAGCTGATCGAACGGCATTATTTAAAAGAGAAGCCGTCGATTCCGCTCTATTTGACGACAGAGCAGTTCATGCTGACCCATGAGCCCGACTGGACGGGGCGGCTGCACTAA
- a CDS encoding nitroreductase family protein — protein MNQQHAAATAAETMRARHSVRKYVAGVRIPEADMNEILRLAGTAPSSWNLQHWRFLVIEEEENKRALLPIANNQQQIVDCSAVVAILGDTQANRVAADIYGAQLSAGSITQQVHDTLVGNINRAYASSPQVGVEEAIRNGSLAAMQLMLAATAAGYATCPIGGFRRDELIKTFRIPERYVPVMLVTIGQAAAPAHPPGRFPLEQTVIRERFPE, from the coding sequence ATGAACCAACAGCACGCTGCGGCCACGGCTGCCGAGACGATGCGCGCCCGGCATTCGGTGCGCAAATATGTTGCGGGCGTACGCATCCCGGAAGCAGACATGAATGAAATACTGCGCTTGGCCGGAACGGCCCCGTCCTCATGGAATTTGCAGCATTGGCGCTTTCTGGTGATCGAGGAAGAGGAGAACAAGCGGGCCTTACTTCCGATCGCGAACAATCAGCAGCAGATCGTCGACTGCTCCGCGGTCGTCGCCATTCTGGGCGACACACAAGCGAATCGGGTCGCTGCCGATATCTACGGCGCCCAGTTGTCGGCGGGTTCGATTACGCAGCAGGTGCATGACACGCTGGTCGGCAATATTAATCGGGCTTATGCGTCATCGCCTCAAGTCGGCGTGGAGGAAGCGATCCGTAATGGTTCCCTGGCCGCCATGCAGCTTATGCTCGCAGCAACTGCTGCAGGGTACGCCACATGTCCGATCGGCGGCTTCCGCCGGGACGAACTCATCAAGACGTTCCGCATTCCGGAGCGGTATGTCCCGGTCATGCTCGTCACGATCGGGCAAGCGGCTGCGCCTGCCCATCCGCCCGGGCGCTTCCCGCTGGAACAGACCGTCATTCGGGAACGGTTCCCGGAGTAA
- a CDS encoding NAD-dependent epimerase/dehydratase family protein produces the protein MHSEEQLEQVLSTPSQRLIEDVRRLDGDIMLLGAGGKMGPTLAKLAVEAIRAAGVEKKVYAVSRFSEAGLMDKLAASGVEAISCDLLDDDALQALPDVPNVIFMAGTKFGTTGKEHLTWAMNTYLPGRVAQKFRSSRIVVFSTGNVYPLTPVKQGGAPESQSPAPVGEYGQSCLGRERMFEHFSRQYGTPICIYRLNYAMDLRYGVLLEIAKSVASGQPVDLTMGHFNCIWQGDANEIAIRALLACDTPPAIYNVTGPETVPVRYAAEELGRRLGKQPIYTSEESSVALLSNASSTMQRFGYPSVALQTLFDWTAAWVKQDGKTINKPTHFQEREGKF, from the coding sequence ATTCATTCGGAAGAACAATTGGAGCAAGTGCTGTCTACTCCATCCCAGCGGCTGATCGAGGACGTACGTCGTCTGGATGGTGATATTATGCTGCTTGGCGCGGGAGGCAAGATGGGACCTACGCTGGCGAAGCTGGCGGTCGAGGCGATACGTGCAGCCGGCGTGGAGAAAAAGGTGTATGCCGTATCTCGCTTCTCTGAAGCGGGTCTGATGGATAAGCTGGCTGCCAGCGGGGTAGAGGCGATCTCCTGTGATCTGCTGGATGACGATGCGCTGCAGGCACTGCCTGATGTGCCGAATGTCATCTTTATGGCCGGCACCAAGTTCGGAACGACCGGGAAGGAGCATCTGACCTGGGCGATGAACACGTACTTGCCGGGACGGGTCGCCCAGAAGTTCAGGTCATCCCGCATCGTCGTCTTCTCTACCGGCAATGTGTATCCGCTTACGCCGGTGAAGCAGGGCGGAGCTCCCGAGAGCCAGTCCCCGGCGCCAGTCGGCGAATACGGACAATCCTGCCTCGGCCGTGAACGGATGTTCGAGCACTTTTCGAGGCAATACGGGACGCCGATTTGCATTTACCGGTTGAACTATGCCATGGATTTGCGCTATGGCGTCCTGCTTGAAATCGCCAAGTCAGTAGCATCCGGACAACCGGTCGATCTGACGATGGGCCATTTCAACTGCATCTGGCAGGGGGATGCCAATGAGATTGCGATCCGGGCGCTGCTCGCTTGCGATACGCCGCCGGCCATCTATAACGTGACCGGTCCGGAGACGGTGCCGGTCCGTTATGCGGCCGAAGAACTGGGAAGACGGCTCGGCAAGCAGCCGATCTATACGTCTGAGGAGTCCTCCGTGGCTCTGCTCAGCAACGCATCATCGACCATGCAGCGGTTCGGATATCCTTCCGTGGCCCTGCAGACGCTGTTCGACTGGACGGCGGCATGGGTGAAGCAGGACGGCAAGACGATTAACAAGCCGACGCATTTCCAGGAACGGGAGGGGAAATTCTGA
- a CDS encoding dihydrodipicolinate synthase family protein, with translation MAVNWTEELTRALHDGLCIPAHPLALNEHRQLDERYQQALTRYYAASGAGGIAIGVHSTQFEIRDPKHRLYEKVLALAAEEVEQARLARPFLMVAGLCGPTEQAVEEAETASGLGYHAGLLSMGGLSGYSEEELLERTRRVAAVMPVFGFYLQPSVGGRVFSYSFWRAFADIPGVVAIKMAPFNRYQTIDVVRAVCESPRRDEIALYTGNDDNIINDLLTVFRFQVNGETVEKRIAGGLLGHWAVWTHKAAEMLASIKAGRASGGIDSEWLTRNIEVTDCNAVLFDAAHQFAGCIPGIHEVLRRQGLLPGIWCLNPEETLSPGQAEEIGRIQRDYPHWNDDAFVKAHLEQWLS, from the coding sequence ATGGCTGTGAACTGGACAGAAGAGCTGACGCGGGCGCTCCACGACGGCCTGTGCATTCCGGCCCACCCGTTGGCTTTGAACGAACATAGGCAGCTGGATGAGCGCTATCAGCAAGCGCTGACCCGCTATTATGCGGCTTCGGGCGCCGGCGGCATCGCTATCGGCGTGCATTCTACGCAGTTCGAAATCCGCGACCCGAAGCATCGCCTCTATGAGAAGGTGTTGGCCTTGGCCGCGGAGGAAGTCGAGCAGGCCCGGCTCGCGAGACCGTTCCTGATGGTCGCCGGACTATGCGGGCCGACAGAGCAGGCGGTAGAAGAAGCCGAGACGGCGAGCGGCCTTGGTTATCATGCTGGCCTGCTGAGCATGGGCGGGCTGTCCGGCTATTCCGAGGAGGAGCTGCTGGAGCGGACAAGACGGGTTGCCGCGGTCATGCCGGTGTTCGGCTTTTATTTGCAGCCGTCTGTGGGCGGCCGGGTGTTCAGCTATTCGTTCTGGAGAGCGTTCGCCGACATTCCCGGTGTCGTCGCCATCAAGATGGCGCCCTTCAACCGCTACCAGACGATCGACGTCGTGCGTGCGGTATGCGAGTCGCCGCGGCGCGATGAGATTGCGCTCTACACCGGCAATGACGACAACATTATCAATGATCTGCTGACCGTGTTCCGGTTCCAGGTGAACGGAGAGACGGTGGAGAAGCGCATCGCCGGCGGACTGCTCGGCCATTGGGCCGTCTGGACGCACAAAGCGGCCGAGATGCTGGCGTCGATTAAGGCGGGGCGGGCTTCCGGCGGGATCGACTCCGAATGGCTGACCCGCAATATTGAAGTGACCGATTGCAACGCGGTGCTGTTCGATGCGGCCCACCAGTTCGCCGGCTGCATTCCCGGAATTCACGAGGTGCTGCGCCGGCAGGGGCTGCTGCCGGGCATATGGTGTCTCAATCCGGAGGAGACGCTCTCTCCGGGCCAGGCGGAGGAGATCGGCCGCATCCAGCGGGATTATCCGCATTGGAACGATGATGCGTTCGTCAAGGCTCATCTGGAGCAATGGCTGTCCTGA
- a CDS encoding NAD(P)-dependent oxidoreductase, with amino-acid sequence MNIGIIGATGKSGSLIMAEALERGHQVTAIVRDASKLADLSTPRVLEKDVLHLTADDLRPFDIVINAFGAAPGSEHLHVEAGRVLIEALKDVPNTRLIVVGGAGSLFADEQGTVRVMDTPDFPAEYLPTAQNQGQNLEDLRASSINWTFISPSAFFDPEGPRTGKYVTGKDQLLINAAGQSYVSYADYAIAVVDELEQSRHLKQRFTVGSESK; translated from the coding sequence ATGAATATCGGAATTATCGGAGCAACCGGCAAATCCGGCAGCCTGATTATGGCAGAAGCATTGGAGCGCGGACATCAAGTAACCGCGATTGTAAGAGACGCGTCGAAGCTTGCGGATTTGTCCACGCCGCGCGTATTGGAGAAAGACGTGTTGCACCTTACCGCAGACGACCTGCGTCCCTTCGACATTGTCATCAATGCATTCGGGGCGGCACCGGGCAGCGAGCATCTTCATGTCGAAGCCGGACGTGTGCTGATTGAAGCGCTGAAGGATGTGCCGAACACCAGATTGATCGTCGTGGGCGGAGCAGGCAGCCTGTTCGCCGATGAGCAAGGAACGGTCCGCGTCATGGATACGCCGGACTTCCCGGCGGAATACCTCCCGACCGCCCAAAATCAAGGACAAAATCTGGAGGATCTGCGGGCCAGCTCCATCAACTGGACGTTCATCAGCCCTTCCGCCTTCTTCGATCCGGAAGGACCGCGCACCGGCAAGTACGTGACAGGGAAAGACCAGCTTCTCATCAACGCGGCGGGACAAAGCTATGTTAGCTATGCAGACTATGCGATCGCCGTCGTGGACGAGCTCGAGCAGTCTCGTCATCTGAAGCAACGTTTCACCGTCGGCTCGGAATCGAAATAA